From the Longimicrobiales bacterium genome, the window TCCGGATCGCACGGAACAGACGCCCGCTGATGCCGCACCTCGCACGTCCCAGGTGAGCGAGCCGCCCGCGCGCGAGCCGGCCGCTGCGCAGGGAGGCGGTGCGACACAGGCGACCGAGGCCGCCTCGAAGAAGGAGACCGGCGCTGCGGCTACACAGGCAGCTGCGGCGGAGGCGTCGCCGCAGAAGCCGGCCACAGCCCAGTCCGGCGCTGTCGGCTTCCGGCGCGGGTCGCGTGGCCGCGCCGCGCCATCGGGACCGCCGCCGCTCCTCGAGGGTCAGACGGCGAGCGTGGGGTCCATCGTGAAGCCGGTGCCGGCCGAGAAGCAGTCGCCCGCGGAATCGACGCAGGAAGGCGCCGCGCAGCCAGGCAGCGGGGCGCGCAAGGCTCCGGCGAAGAAGACCCCGGCGAAGCGGGCGACGAAGGCTGCTGCGAAGCAGCAGGCGGGCAGGCCGGCGGCGAAGAAGACGGCTCCGGCAGCGGGCAAGGGAGGCCGCGCGAGCATGGAGGATCTGGGCCTGCCAACCGACGCGGGCGAGATCGCCACGTACCTCACCGCGTACAAGGGCGTCGGGCCGAAGTCCGTGCAGGCGCTGATCGAGAAGTTCGGCGCTGGCCGCGTCTTCGAAGCGCTGGAGACGAAGCAGGAGGCAGTCCGTGACCTCATCGGCGCGCGCGCCGAGACTCTGCTGGAGGCGTGGGCGGACGACATAGCGTTCCGTCGTGCGAACGCGGCGGGAGGCGCGTCGGGCGCCCGTGTCGAAGGGTCTGCGGCGGCCGCGAAGCAGAGTCGGTCCCGGCGCGGCGGGCGGCGCGGCGGGCGCAGGGGACAGCCAGCCGGCAAGTGACCGGACCGGGGATCGGGGGGGCATCGGCGCGCCGCGGGCATGTCGGTGCCCTCGTCGCATCATGGTACGCGCGCGCTGCCGAAATCGTCGCGCGTGATTTGCTCGGCGCCGTCATCACATCCACGATCGACGACGTGTTTACCGCTGGCCGCATCGTCGAGACGGAAGCATACGTCGGCCCGCACGACGATGCGTCCCACGCGGCGGAGCGGATCGGACGAACGCATCGCAACGATGCCATGTACGGCACACCCGGCATCGCCTACGTCTACCGCATTTATGGTATCCACTGGTGCCTGAATGTCGTCACCAATCGCGTCGATTATCCCGCTGCGGTCCTGATCCGTGCCGTGGAGCCCGTGACGGGAATCGAGCACATGCGCGCGCGGCGCACGGCCGGACAGAAACGCCTGCCGGATACAGCGCTGACGAACGGGCCGGGCAAGCTCGCCGCCGCGTTCGGCATCACGGGGCATCTGAACGAACACCCGCTGGATCGCCCGCCGCTCTACATCACCGCAGGGGAACGCCTCCCTGACGATGCGATCACGAGCGGACCGCGCATCGGCATCACGCGTGCAGCCGACTGGCCGTTGCGCTTCTGGGAGAACCGCAGCGCCTGGGTGTCGCGCTGAGGCGGGCATGGCACGGCATCTGCGCCCCTCGAACGCGGACACCCTGGCATTGAGCAGCAGGAGGAATACATGGCCACAGTACCCGGACCTCGTCCCGACCGCCCGCTTCCGACGCCCGGCGTCCCGGCGGAGCGACCGGCACACGAGGAGGAGGAAGAGCGGCGCGCTGCGCCCGATCCCGCTCCTTCATGGGAGCCGGAGCCCTACGACCCGGAGCGTGAGCAGGTGGAGCCGGAGCTTCCGGCAGCCGTGCCCTGACACCTCCCGCGTGCCGTACCGGGAGCCCCGCAGGTCTACGGATCGGCGGGGCTTTTTCGCGTCTGTCACCGGCGGAGCCGTGTACACGTTGTATTGAGTTGACTGCGTTTTCCCCATGACGGGAGAATCCGTGGACGTGGAAGTCGTCGCCCCACCCCGCCGGGCGCCTTTACTCGCTGCATTCCTGCTCGTACTGCTCGCCGCGCCGCCTCTCGAGGCGCAGACGATCGGCAGCATCATCGGTCGTGTCATCGATGCGGAAACAGGAGTTGGCATCGAGGCGGTGTCTGTCGAGGTCGTGGGCACATCACTGCGCGTGCTGACCAGCGCGGAAGGTCGTTTCATCATCGGGTCCGTTCCGCCCGGCGAGCGGACACTGCGCATCGAGCATCTCGGTTACAAGCCGCAGGTACTCGAAGGCATACTGGTGCGCACGGGCCGGACGCAGGAAGTGCGCGTCGCGCTGACGACCGCGCCGGTCGTCGTCGCGGGCGTCATCGTGGAAGCGGAACGTGTGCGGCTGGTGGAGCCGGACGTCAGTGCGTCGCATGACATCGTCATCGCGCGCGAGCTGCGTGCACTTCCGGTGGACCGCATCGAGCAGGTGGTGGAGCTGACGCCCGGTGTGTCGGGCGGACACTTCCGCGGCGGTCGTGTGGGCCAGGAAGTCTATGTCGTGGACGGCATGGAATTGAAGAATCAGTTCGAGGCGTCCAGCCAGGGCAGCGGCATCGAGCTGTCGCCGACATCGCTCGAGGAGATCGAGGTGATCACCGGCGGTTTCGGTGCGCAGTATGGCTCTGCACTATCCGGCGTGGTGAGCTATGTGACGCGCCGGGGGAGCACGGAGGAGTGGCAGGGGCGCGCATCGGTAACGACGGATGAATGGGCTCCGGAATCCATGTTCAGCGGATTCACGGGCGTCTCTGCGTCCGCGGGTGGGCCGCTGTCGTTTCTGGGCGGGAGCACGACGCTGTTCGTCGACGTCCTGGGACAGGGCATGCTCGACTCGGATCCCCGCGCGCGCGGACTCACGTGCCTCGGCGAAGCCGATGTCGATGGCGACGTCGCGGCCGAGATCGCGACCCTGCGGGCGAGTGCCGAATCGCTCGTCTGTCCGTACGAGAGCTCGATGCTGCCGCACCAGCGCGGCGACCGCTTCATCGGGTTCGCGCGACTCGACCGTCAGCTCGGGCCGAACCTCCATCTCTATTCCACGTTCGTACGCAATCGTCTTCAACGCGAGCTGTACACGTCGGAGTTCCGCTACAACCCCGCCGTCCAGCTCGGTCAGCGCACCATCAGCACGCTCGGCACGCTGAACCTCGACTGGTCACGCAACACGCCGGGCCGCGCGTACCACATCGCCGGACGGGTCGGCGTCATGCGACTCGACCGCTATCTTGGCGCCGTCGATCCGGCCACGTTCGATGGCACGCGTGTCGGCGGTTTCGGCCTCTCCACATTCGAGTTCCTGGGCGAGGACTACGTCCGATCGCCCATCGAGGAGCAGCTGGCCGCGCCGCAGCCCGTGCCCGGGTATGTCGCGCCCGGCGGCTCCCTCGGCAGCCCGTACGGCCTGGCCGGCACCGGCATCTTCTTCACAGAGGGTACCCCGCATATCGCGGCCTGGGCCAGGACGGACATGCTCAGCTTCGATCTCGTCAGTGAATTGCTCGGCGCGACCGGCAGCTCTATGCGTGCGGGTGCGTCCATGAAAATGTACGGCGTGGAAAGTTACGAGCGGACGCTCAGCCATCTCACGGGGTCGCTGCCAGGATATGCACGCTTCTATCCCGGCACGGTGAGCGGTTTCAGTGAAGCGCAGATCGCGATCACGGACGAGATGACCATGAACGTGGGTGCGCGCGTGGACGCCTTTCGCTCCGGCATCGATTTCCGGGCGAGACGTGAAGACTTTCTGTCGCCCGT encodes:
- a CDS encoding DNA-3-methyladenine glycosylase, which encodes MTGPGIGGASARRGHVGALVASWYARAAEIVARDLLGAVITSTIDDVFTAGRIVETEAYVGPHDDASHAAERIGRTHRNDAMYGTPGIAYVYRIYGIHWCLNVVTNRVDYPAAVLIRAVEPVTGIEHMRARRTAGQKRLPDTALTNGPGKLAAAFGITGHLNEHPLDRPPLYITAGERLPDDAITSGPRIGITRAADWPLRFWENRSAWVSR
- a CDS encoding TonB-dependent receptor: MDVEVVAPPRRAPLLAAFLLVLLAAPPLEAQTIGSIIGRVIDAETGVGIEAVSVEVVGTSLRVLTSAEGRFIIGSVPPGERTLRIEHLGYKPQVLEGILVRTGRTQEVRVALTTAPVVVAGVIVEAERVRLVEPDVSASHDIVIARELRALPVDRIEQVVELTPGVSGGHFRGGRVGQEVYVVDGMELKNQFEASSQGSGIELSPTSLEEIEVITGGFGAQYGSALSGVVSYVTRRGSTEEWQGRASVTTDEWAPESMFSGFTGVSASAGGPLSFLGGSTTLFVDVLGQGMLDSDPRARGLTCLGEADVDGDVAAEIATLRASAESLVCPYESSMLPHQRGDRFIGFARLDRQLGPNLHLYSTFVRNRLQRELYTSEFRYNPAVQLGQRTISTLGTLNLDWSRNTPGRAYHIAGRVGVMRLDRYLGAVDPATFDGTRVGGFGLSTFEFLGEDYVRSPIEEQLAAPQPVPGYVAPGGSLGSPYGLAGTGIFFTEGTPHIAAWARTDMLSFDLVSELLGATGSSMRAGASMKMYGVESYERTLSHLTGSLPGYARFYPGTVSGFSEAQIAITDEMTMNVGARVDAFRSGIDFRARREDFLSPVIDAKWNISVNPRFGVAMPVPGTNNTAALRFNYGYVSQPPDFRYFLDTTVGDSLRTDIRRQGNPALSFERGKSYEFGVSSLLGENAGASLTVFRKELSHLVSGSMRIGASGDPLFSTDDEGTVQGMELSLRARWPTLSVRASWALQKATGVASGTDSDSVNVDHGFVEYPLAFDRRHSIDAAVFYGRAAGAESRWSAALTASIQSGYPIDRIAAGGGGDDDLRATYLPWTSTIDLRLSRELGSLPGCDGCAWRLTADGRNLLDRENIIAVRRDTGGLGPTLPALRALADAMPTPTDIPAESPLYSRSIDLDGSGIITQNEFRLARTAAALARFDPSLYFGEPRQLRFGIEVAF